One Gelria sp. Kuro-4 DNA segment encodes these proteins:
- a CDS encoding PepSY domain-containing protein → MIRRITATVSLLVSLLLLSGLAVAAAPARALSRSAAIEVAQKEVARPTEVAATSHVTGSDRWTVSLRQEGARPEDRVYIAVDGSGRAVEWGWLDAGKLKPAAISKAQALTLAKNFAGYGYHPLSAGLVLTPDTLTWEVTLARSGSRYQVTLDAFTGKLIGRNTPPADEEPVLLSRAAAVAIARAQVSYPAQVDAAALTTYRGKLVWQVKLSRSGLGIPNSDVFYIDAHTGSVLAHSGTENPAPVPLSQDRAVALAKEQLGVPAEVANARLDTAGGQGKWVVTLYEKEQPTCWHIFVLSAADGKVLQHLRVYIG, encoded by the coding sequence ATGATACGACGGATCACAGCCACCGTCTCATTGCTCGTCAGCCTGCTGCTTCTTTCCGGACTCGCTGTGGCGGCCGCGCCGGCCCGAGCGCTCTCCCGGAGCGCTGCCATTGAGGTCGCCCAAAAAGAGGTGGCCCGGCCCACCGAAGTTGCCGCTACCTCGCACGTAACCGGCTCCGACCGCTGGACCGTATCGCTGCGCCAGGAAGGCGCCCGGCCCGAGGACCGGGTGTATATCGCCGTGGACGGCAGCGGCCGGGCGGTGGAGTGGGGCTGGCTGGATGCCGGCAAACTGAAGCCGGCCGCCATCTCCAAGGCCCAGGCGCTCACCCTGGCCAAGAACTTCGCCGGCTACGGGTATCACCCGCTCTCGGCCGGCCTGGTTCTTACACCGGATACCCTCACCTGGGAGGTGACCCTGGCGCGCTCCGGGTCTCGCTACCAGGTGACGCTGGATGCTTTCACCGGCAAGCTCATCGGTCGGAACACGCCGCCTGCGGATGAAGAGCCGGTGCTCCTCAGCCGGGCCGCAGCCGTGGCCATTGCCCGAGCTCAGGTGTCCTACCCGGCCCAAGTGGATGCCGCCGCCCTTACCACCTACCGCGGGAAACTGGTTTGGCAGGTGAAGCTCAGCCGCAGCGGCCTGGGCATCCCCAACAGCGATGTGTTCTACATTGATGCGCACACCGGCAGCGTCCTGGCCCACAGCGGAACCGAGAACCCAGCGCCCGTCCCCCTGAGTCAGGACCGCGCTGTGGCCCTGGCGAAGGAGCAGCTGGGCGTTCCGGCCGAAGTCGCGAACGCCCGGCTCGATACCGCTGGGGGCCAGGGAAAATGGGTAGTCACCCTCTACGAAAAAGAGCAGCCGACCTGCTGGCACATTTTCGTACTGAGTGCAGCTGACGGTAAGGTACTGCAGCACCTGAGGGTGTATATCGGGTAA
- a CDS encoding GDSL-type esterase/lipase family protein, whose translation MAEGVIVALGDSLTFGFPYSPGSSWVAEAEALLGRPIVNRGVNGEASFDMVARVKEDVLSLQPACVVILAGSNDALRGGVRWAETETSLLALAAAVEEVGAQVVFGLPPALDDPAAEERLKRQRAWLKEEAPRRGWTLIDFFTPLLDPATGRIHSQLTVDGVHPTREGYRRMGQAAAEVLAGLGFGSSEAQKGKA comes from the coding sequence TTGGCGGAAGGCGTCATTGTCGCTCTCGGCGATTCGCTCACCTTCGGCTTCCCTTACAGCCCGGGCAGCTCCTGGGTGGCGGAGGCCGAGGCGCTCCTGGGGCGGCCGATCGTGAACCGGGGTGTCAACGGCGAGGCCAGCTTCGATATGGTGGCCCGGGTTAAAGAGGACGTGCTCAGCCTTCAGCCGGCCTGCGTGGTGATCCTGGCCGGCAGCAACGACGCCCTGCGCGGCGGCGTGCGCTGGGCGGAGACCGAGACCAGCCTGCTCGCCCTGGCTGCGGCGGTCGAGGAGGTCGGCGCGCAGGTGGTCTTCGGGCTGCCGCCGGCCCTGGACGATCCGGCGGCGGAAGAGCGGCTCAAGCGCCAGCGGGCCTGGCTCAAGGAAGAAGCCCCGCGGCGCGGCTGGACGCTCATCGACTTTTTTACGCCGCTTCTCGACCCGGCCACGGGCCGGATCCACTCCCAGCTCACCGTCGACGGTGTCCATCCTACCAGGGAAGGGTACCGGCGCATGGGGCAGGCGGCGGCCGAGGTGTTGGCCGGCCTGGGGTTCGGCTCCAGCGAAGCGCAGAAAGGTAAAGCGTAA
- a CDS encoding ferredoxin domain-containing protein gives MSEAMHLVAELMALAARTAPKAGGKDYVGMRILEGGDLARLADAMVAYGKESGKKNFDRDGENVRRSDAVLLLSLDRPQVAGLNCGACGYPSCAELAKLHEGPEFAGPMCAWRLLDLGIALGSAAKTASLLNADNRIMYRIGVAARRLGLLSGEIVVGIPISGTGKNIYFDR, from the coding sequence ATGTCGGAAGCCATGCACCTGGTGGCGGAACTGATGGCCCTCGCGGCGCGCACCGCGCCCAAGGCCGGGGGTAAGGACTACGTGGGGATGAGAATCCTCGAAGGGGGCGATCTGGCCCGGCTGGCGGATGCCATGGTCGCCTACGGGAAAGAGAGCGGGAAGAAGAACTTTGACCGTGACGGCGAGAACGTGCGCCGCTCGGATGCGGTGTTGCTCCTGTCGCTCGACCGGCCCCAGGTGGCCGGGCTGAACTGCGGCGCCTGCGGCTACCCCTCTTGCGCGGAGCTGGCCAAGCTCCACGAAGGACCCGAATTCGCCGGTCCCATGTGCGCCTGGCGCCTCCTGGACCTGGGCATCGCCCTGGGCTCCGCCGCCAAAACGGCCAGCCTTCTTAACGCCGACAACCGCATCATGTACCGGATCGGTGTGGCGGCACGGCGGCTGGGGCTCCTGAGCGGAGAAATCGTGGTGGGTATCCCGATCTCGGGAACGGGTAAGAACATCTACTTTGACCGTTAA